The sequence CCTCCCCGCCGGTCGCCTCAGAACGTCTGCAGCTGCTGCGTTAACATGAGCTGGCAGCCGCTGTTGACGTGATTCATCACTTTCTGTTTGAGCTGGGCGACCTGCTCCCGGAGCATGTTGGCAGTGGACGCCAAATCAGAGTTCTGAGACTTTAAGTttttcactttgtcttccaacctGGCAATGCGTTCCAGCTTCCTCTTCCTGCACTTGGAGGCTGCGATCCGGTTCCTCATGCGCTTCCGTTCGGCTTTTATTCGCTCCTGCGACTCCATGTCGATGGGGGAGAGAGGAGGGGACTCGCCGGGCATTTCGGGCACAATCTGGGGCTCTTCTTTCAGAGCCTGCAGCCTCGGGTGCTGGATGGGAATGGGCGGGCTGGTGTGATGCGGAGAGGCGAAGCCCATGGCGTTGCTGTTGAAGGCAGGGGTGGTGCTGATGGTAGTTGGGTTGAAGTTGTTCAGGTTGGCATAAACAGGGGGCTCGTTGTGCAAGGGGTTATTATATCCATTATTACCAGCTATGGAGGAGACAGGGGTCAGTCCGGTGCTGGCAGGGGGTTGGGGTGCAGAGGTAACATT is a genomic window of Rhinoderma darwinii isolate aRhiDar2 chromosome 7, aRhiDar2.hap1, whole genome shotgun sequence containing:
- the JUN gene encoding transcription factor Jun; protein product: MTARMEPTFYDDALSAAYSQPEAPGYGYSAKVLKTSMTLNLSDPSSAIKPHLRSKVADILTSPDVGLLKLASPELERLIIQSSNGMITTTPTPTQFLCPKNVTDEQEGFAEGFVRALAELHNQNLPNMPNVTSAPQPPASTGLTPVSSIAGNNGYNNPLHNEPPVYANLNNFNPTTISTTPAFNSNAMGFASPHHTSPPIPIQHPRLQALKEEPQIVPEMPGESPPLSPIDMESQERIKAERKRMRNRIAASKCRKRKLERIARLEDKVKNLKSQNSDLASTANMLREQVAQLKQKVMNHVNSGCQLMLTQQLQTF